Proteins encoded within one genomic window of Natator depressus isolate rNatDep1 chromosome 1, rNatDep2.hap1, whole genome shotgun sequence:
- the LOC141994557 gene encoding olfactory receptor 52E4-like encodes MEETALCLRVGHLLPYSMLESNTTDFTNPSTFILLGIPGLEAAHVWISIPFCTMYIIAILGNFTILFIVTREPSLHGPMFYFLCMLAVTDLVMSTSTLPKMLSIFWFNSREISFNACLTQMYFDHSFSGMESGILVAMALDRYVAICRPLRYSTILTRPLVAKIGLAVVLRSGIIALPYPFLARRWPYCRTNIIPHSYCGHIAVVKLACADIHISSYYGLFELFSVSGMDVFFIAVSYTQILLAIFRLQTKDARLKTFGTCISHLCAIFALYIPIFFFSLSHRFGHNVPLYLRVLITSVYQVVPPVLHPMIYGLRTKQIQGRLLQLFTDKET; translated from the coding sequence ATGGAGGAGACAGCCTTATGCCTCAGAGTTGGACACCTTCTCCCCTACTCCATGTTAGAATCCAACACAACcgacttcaccaacccctccaccttcatcctgctgggcattcctggcctagaggcagcccatgtctggatctccatccccttctgcaccatgtacatcatagccatcttggggaacttcaccatcctgttcatCGTGACGAGGGAGCCGAGCCTCCACGGTCCCATGTTCTATTTCCTCTGTATGCTGGCCGTCACTGATCTGGTCATGTCCACATCCACCCtgcccaaaatgctgagcatcttctggttcaattccagggagatcaGTTTCaatgcctgcctcacccagatgtacttcGATCACTCCTTCTCAGGGATGGAGTCTGGAATCCTTGTGGCCATGGCTTTGgatcgctacgtggccatctgccGTCCCCTGAGATATTCCACCATCCTGACACGCCCCCTGGTGGCCAAGATCGGCCTGGCCGTGGTGCTGCGCAGTGGAATAATCGCATTACCCTACCCGTTCCTGGCGAGGCggtggccatattgcagaaccaacatcatccCGCACTCCTATTGTGGGCACATAGCTGTGGTGAAGCTGGCCTGTGCTGACATCCACATTAGTAGTTACTATGGCCTCTTTGAACTTTTCTCTGTGAGCGGAATGGATGTGTTTTTTATCGCTGTGTCCTATACTCAGATCCTCCTTGCCATCTTCCGCTTGCAAACAAAGGATGCGCGGCTCAAAACTTTTGGGACCTGCATCTCTCATCTTTGTGCCATCTTTGCTTTGTACATCCcaattttcttcttctctctttcGCATCGGTTTGGCCACAATGTGCCACTGTATTTACGCGTTCTCATTACCAGTGTGTACCAGGTGGTGCCCCCTGTGCTGCACCCCATGATTTACGGGTTGAGGACCAAACAGATCCAGGGCAGGCTGCTCCAGCTCTTTACTGATAAAGAAACCTAA